Below is a genomic region from Eulemur rufifrons isolate Redbay chromosome 24, OSU_ERuf_1, whole genome shotgun sequence.
TCCCTACATTGAGGGCACTTTTTAGATGTGAGtgcaaaaatttgaatttttacgTTGTAATTACAGATACATTTTTTGCTaaatttgaaaatccaaatttctcattatcattttgtacattttttagagCCTTCCAATTTACAAAGCAGCAGTTAAATCTTATGTTGACAATGATTGCATTCAATTCTCACTTTGAAGTGGCCAGAGCAACGgttatctccatttttaagtaaagaaaaatggtCTTGTGAAATTGACCTGCCCAGATATATATTGTaacctcataatattctgaaataaaaaaaagaagtgtattTTGAAGTCTGTTTAATgacataaaatgttttctatcctGCAAACAGAAAAAGTCAAGGAGTGGAGTCTCCCTAGAGCCCCCAGAGGGAACACGGCActtccaacaccttgattttaactcCTTAAggctcatttcagacttctggcctcctctgagagaataaatttcggctgttttaagccacccaagtTTGTGGCaataataggaaactaatacagcaccatttataaccaaaaaaaaaaaaaaaaggttttctttttttttttttggttataaatgTTTGGACCAAATAAAAAACATGTCCAAACATTTCTTAAGAAttattccagttttattttttaaaacgtACACATATACTTGCATACATGCacagaaaagatgaacaaaacatTAGTTATAGCTATTTCTTGGTGATAGAATCAGAAAGTTTTTGCGGGTGTTTTGGAACTTTTGGTACTTTCCTAATTATCTATAAtcatcatttattatcattacaatcataaaaaatttaatatggctcaataaaatacaaagtaCATAAATTAATGTACATGTACAATGTTTAATGggaagagtttgttttttttttttatagacagtctcgctctgttgccctgactagagtgccgtggggtcagcctagctcacagcaacttcaaactcctgagctcaagcgatccttctgcctcagcctcccgagtagctaggactacaggcatgcaccaccatgcccggctaattttttctgtatatattttagttgtccagataatttctttctattttaagtagagacggtgtctcgctcttgctcaggctggtctcgaactcctgaccttgagcaatcctcccacctcggcctcccagagtgctaggattacaggcgtgagccattgtgcccggccGGGAAGAGTTTTTTTAATCAACACACCGGATTAGTAGTTCAAAACACTATGTGTAAGCCAGACTGGTGATGTTGGCCTTCCCAGTGGTCATCCTGTGCTGATCTACAGTAGACTCTGACTAAGCAATCACATTTTCTACCCCCTAGACTGGAGTAATACTTTGATATCAATTGTTAAgtgttttgttgttcttttttaattttctgaacctACAATGATAGGACTCACCGCACGACGGTAACAACCTGGAGGGTTTTCTGTGTTGCAACAATTGCTCAAGAGATCCTTGTATACGTTAGCAATTCTTAAAAGCTCCGGTATAGACAGGTCTGGATGGTTCCTTGAGTATTCATAAGTAAACCTGCagtgtggaaaaatattttatatattataatttagaaaaagagcaaaacaccAAATCCTACTATCTTTTACTCTAGTCAGATCTTTTAATATAGAGTCTGCTTTCAAATGCTAAGCTCCTCTTCTGGCTTGGTCAGGGAGTTATTTAAGAGGACATTTTGACTATAGAagatcattttattaatacaaaagttCTCTTCCATGTTACATTTTAGACTAACAATGTTTTTTACTTGGGAGGAGCATAGAATTACAAGAGTTAATTATTAGAATAATTTAACTCACAAAGCATCAGAAATAATATATTGTGTCACTGGTGctttagaaaatacatattgaatataattatgttaaaaaatgCATTCAGACTTCCACCTTGGGGTGCTGGGAATAGGGCTAGCTTCTCACTCCCAGTATGGTCTTGGTGAGAGATGGAAGCAGCCTTTGCCCATTACTCCATCTTGCCACATGCCTAATAGGGGAGTGTTCACCCCTTCAGCTGTAAATCATTAGCAGTGGTCTCTATGGTCTCAGCCAGACGCTTCAAGAGTGTAGGCGAGCATGATTTGGGGAGAAagcaggaaagagaggaaaaggaggctAACACTAATTAAGCCCTCAGAGGTGGTAGGCACAGGATCAAGCTTTGGGCATAAGAGATAGAGATATGCTTCTTGGTCTTCACAAACACTTTCTTATTTAGCTTCACTTAGTCCTCACAATAAATGCTATTTAACATGAGGAAACTAAGCCACTGCCTGGTTAAGCACCCTGCTATCAATGGAAGATACAAAACTCAATTTGACCCTAGGTCCCAAGGGGCTGTCTACACCAGTCTTTTCTAAACCAGTTGACTCTTGTCTCAAGAGAGATATGTCTTCTCCAAGTACCTCAGTCATGTTCGTTTTACAGTCTTCTTCAGAAAAGAATCTCATCTATTCGTTCACAATAAGTTAAGATATTCCGTGTTTTGTGAGAGCAATACTTTACAAAAGATTTTCATGCCCATGTAACTCTTTTCATCCCTCCACTTTCTTTTACAGCCTTTGATCTTCTCAATCCCATTTGTGAGATATATCCCCACACCCTAAAGCAGTGGTGCTTAACCTTCAGAGAATCAGGGCTCCTCTTAATATTTGATGTAAGCCGTAGGCTTCTtcccaggaaaaaataaaaacatacatagaaacACTTCCCAAAATGTTGCAGTGAAAAAACCCTGGAAGCCTACTCTAGGCGGGGGAGTCCATTGAGGTCTTTCCTCAAATGGTTACATCCAGAAAGATGTAATACCTTAAAACTCTGTTCTGACTCAGTGTTCTCATTGTTAATCATTTCTCCCCAGGCTTCAAATACCATCTATGTTGTAATAATGCTGATAATgcagatgatggtgatgatgatgataaaatggCTTCCATTTATGGAGCACATATGTCAGGTACAATCTATCATTTTGTTTAGTTTAATTTGACTTCACATCCACAACTTGTGAGATGCAATAGAGCACAGTGGTTCCAATACCAGGAGTCTGAAGCCACACTGCCTGCATTTGAATCCTGGCCATGCCacatattagctgtgtgactctggggcaagttacttaacctctctgtgcctgttttgtcacctgtaaaatggggataatgaagTTATATTAATCTTAGAGGGTGGTTTTGAAAATTCCATTGGTTACTAGATGAGAAGCACTTAAAATTTGGTAAGTATGCAGTAAACATTAGTTGTTATTATGTCCTGTAATCTTCAACCCAGACCTCCTTCTAGTGCTCCAGGATCACATATATAACAGTTTCCTGATAGTCCCAATGAGTTACCTACCTATACCTCAAAACCAATGTGCTCAGACCTAAGTATATTCTCTTCCCCACAAAATCTGCTTTTTCATTCATATGTCCCATCTCATTGGAGGGGAAAACTACCTACACGGTCATCTAAGCCCCAAACTGGGGTTCATTCCAGATAAAGTTGCTAAAAAATAAAGGTGATTTTGTCCTTCTTTATTCTTCAGTGAAAACCATTTGGTGGGATCCCATTACTTACTAAGCCTGCATGATCCGGCCCCGCCCACTCGCACTACCCTGGTGTTTCGCTGCCTGACTCACAGCCACATATACACCAAGCAGTGTGATGCTTCTATCTATGCTCGCCCTCCTCTGTCTAGATTACCAAGATTTCTTCAAGTACCACCTCCCTATCAAGCCTTTCCAGGGTCCCCATACACAATCGACCACTTCTTCTTCTGTCCCCTACATTACGTAGAACATAGtgctattagaaataaaagaatcttctttgcacttatttatttatacatctgTCTCATCTCACATTATACTCCCTATAGAGAAGGTTTCCTGGAGGTAGAAACCCAGTAAAGTCCCTGGATTATATTTCACCAccaataaatcaatgaatgaatattcTTATATGGATGAATGAATATACTTACATGAAGTTTATATATGACAAAAtaaagcacagaaaggttaaCTGGTCCCAGTGACTCAACCAGGACTCAAATTGAGTGCCTGTGGTTTCAAATCCACTAGTCTTTCCCTTAACAGCTGTGGGGTGAGATAGTACAGCTATTAAGCCCACCGTTTCTTAGGCCAGATGGGTCAAATCCTTACTCTGTCATTTTTTAGCTATAaatcttgaacaagtcacttcattgtatctcagtttgctcatctgaaaAATCGGGGGAAATTGTACTTATTTTACATGATTGCTGTAAGAATTAAAACAGATAATCTACATAAAGTATTTAGCCCAGTACCAGATGCATatcaagcactcaataaatgttagccattactTTAATAACAcagttgttttttcttaaaattatgtgaAAACACTAGTCTATAGccatgattttgaaaaattatatgatacCCAGTGAAATAAATGGTTCCATATCCTTCCACCCAAATTAGCCAACAGTGGTCAAACCTTATAAGGTTctgtttgctttataaatttcaaTAAAGAGTGATATTACTCAGCAAAGAAGTTGTCTGGGTCAATATCTCGTTCTTGACATATATTTTCACTGTCAGTGAATTTTGCTTCTCTTAAATCCTCTGGTCTGTCGTCTTTGTTTGAGTTAATTATGCATTCGCCACGCTCTGGTATTTTCTTTTCACAGCACTCTTTGATTTTGctggagatggagtcttgtttTGAACAAATGTGGTTCATAACCTTGCTCTGTGCCAGATAAGAATGAGAAATGATTTCATATTCAAAATTTCTTCAGGGCTGGGTTATCTTTCACAATGGAATGGTGGCATACAAAACCAGTCATGAGCGTAACATCTGGAATCATTTCATCTGCTAATTTAATAGATAAtgttcatttaaattttgttttcatttgatacATATGAAGTTTTACATGAATGCAAGCTTTATCAGCATTTAAGATGATATAACTGTGAAAAAATGGCTCTACTATAAATTTACATTCATTGTTAAgtattaatcttttaaatacGTTACCCCTACTCCTCTGCTCTATTGACATTGTATGTTCtaaatgtagttttcttttccataagaGTCCACCTGTGTTTTCAATGGAGGCCACCAAAGACATGTTACTGTTAATATCTATAATCCTCATATTCTCTTGTGGCCTGAAACTACATTGCCAAGCGTATAGCAaaaactcaatgaatatttgataaGTGAATGAAACAACGGTAAATGAACGAACCACTGTAGCAATTACCAGATGACAATTTCTCAAATATAAGAAGCTATTATACTCATGGTATCATTTTCCTATGGCTATCATTCGTTTGAAGCTATTCAAGTCatcaaataatttacaaaatagaaaacctTGCTCTGGGCCCCATTCCTACCCTCCACTGCAATTCTAACCTCTACTTAAAGTTTGGGAATTCGGGAGAGGGTGAGGTTATCTGATTTACACATTAGTTGGATAATTTCTAAAAACTGATCTGGCCCCTGGTCCCCCTTCCAGACTCTCCACAACGAGCTGCAcattcttcctcctctctgttcCAGGCTGTGCTGAGCTATGTTGAGTTCCATCAACACACCAGGCTATTTCAAGCCTTCATGACTTTACTCAAGCTCTTCCCACTGACTAGAATCTTCTGGTGAACACTGAGGGTGAGGCGTGGGAGGAAGCTCAGGGTTGAGGTAGAAAGTGGAGTGGGAGCCGGCACCATGTTTGCAGCAGGCCACAGAGAACCGGAGAGCCAGTCTTCACATAGACACTCACATCTCACCTGAGGCCACCATGTCCTAAGCAGAGCATCTCTTATTCTCTGAGAATTTGCTTCTATTTTCAATTAACTATAATTCAATTCCTCTTATTTCCCCATAAAGGCATTAAAGAGATGGATATTTGTGATATAATGTGATCCCTTAGTCTCAGctccaaacttcacagaaaatCTACAATTTTATCATAATTCAGTACATtagatttaaaattatgaaacctACATCCCCATAAACAAtcaaacaatgtaaaaataactcGCAAGTGAGATTGCTTTAAGTGGGGGTACAGTTAGGGAAAAAATTCTTAGGTATGTCTATTGTCCACTGCTTGAAATAAAATGGACATTTCTTAATACTCTAAAATTCAAGTTATTTAATTAACATACTGTCTTCCCTGTGAGTCTAAAACAGTTAAACCAATTAAAAGTTACCAAGATAAAGCCTAATTTCAACTAAGAAGATGTcaggatatttttaataaaattgtatttccttTGAGTGTATGAACAGTTTAAACTATGCTAAAGAGATATTTACCAATATATTCCCTAGGCTAGGGAGATTAGGGAGGTGTTactcaaaggacacaaaatttcagctagacaggaggaataaattcaagagatctattgcatGTCATGGtcatcatggtgactatagttcaCAGCGATGTATTTGGAAAGACTACATAAATAGACTGAGGATTCTCAGAgaaagaagcttttaaaaatatagtgacACCAAGTTACCCCCTGAGCTTCACTATTAATTTCTAACATCTCTAAAAGAGGATttgtaatgtaaaaaaaattcaatctagACTAATAAGCTTTCAAAAATCCCTAAAGTTTTACATCAAGACATTTAGTCATATAAGATACAATTTGCTgagtaatctttaaaaattccatgTATATCTGTAGGGGAAGCCTAGGatcctattaaaaaattaattatttattcaacagtttATTAACattgttaattatttaataatttattattactcAACAATTTATTAACATTCTGATTTCATTATGGCAAAATAACCACACATCAGAGTAACTTCAGAATAAAAAATGGTTACCAAAAATCACTATTTTTACTTGGTTTTAGAGAATATTTACTGTGTCACGGATGCACTGTACAACATCCCCTTCACAACATCCATCGTACTTGGAAGAAACATCTTCTATGAGGGAGGTAAGTTCCTTAAATTCAATCTTGGGAAATTTTTGACTGAGTACAGCAATATTTCTGGAAATAGAATTGATAAACCACTAAAATAATTTGGTCAGCAAATAAAGCAGGTGGGAGTCCTTTACCAATACAATATAAATAGCTCCAAAAAGCATTGCTACCACTGATTTATTACAGAAATCTTTATCAAGTAGATGATGGCAGGTTGCATGGCCTGCAAAATCACTAATATTAGGCCGATATTttgagcctcccagagtcctgACTATGAGCAAAAAAACAACCCTGAGAGATGTGCTCTCTTCCGTAATCATTATAGCAAGACACTTCATGGAAGGGCCACCACTTCCTATTGTGAGCCTATGGCAGACATAAATAATCCTTTCCTGctgaaatcttaaaaattttctgaagaGATTGCTCTAGCACCATTACTAATCAGTTAGAGTGAACACTAGAGATATAATTTATCCATGCAAAGTTGTCTCCTCATCATTAAGGTCAAAGATCAATGGATAAGTCATGTCTAAAGCACTTGAGGTGGTCTTAAAAGCCTGGCTGGGAACTCCCAGACCAGTTCACATTTCCAATTAACCAAAATATACCTCATAAATAGCCCCTTTTCTCGTTGGGGGTCTCCCCATCTCCCAAGTCTTCTCTCATCTGACCTAATGTTCTGGTTCTGAGCTATCCATGTAGGCTCAGACCCTCCTAGTTCCCTGGGATACTgggaagaatataaataaaaattcatcaacCATTTCACAAAAATGGGACAGAGACAAGAAAATTCAAGTAGAGACAAGATACATAGTATAAAACTCACATAAAGTTTAAGACTTTGGTTCCAAATTTCCAATATGCCCCACAGACATTCTTTTGATaagaagaaaatgcttttaaatattgTATGACAGGTGCtgcctgaagaagaaaaagaaaattcttttgcaACAAGAGCAAAATCTCagtattctcttatttttttaatacatgtcAATCAAACTATTACAAAGTTTGTTCAGAGGCAGAAAatctatgaaatttttattttagtaaacttACATACCAAAAGAAATATGCATTTGTGGCACATTACAAAGTCGGGACCAGTCTTCCCGATGACTGAATTGTACTTGGTAGGAAGGTGCATGATGCTTCCCTAATGGGGCAGTATGCTATGAGCTTGGCCATCACTACTGAGATGATTCCATTTTATGGGTAGTCAAAAGAGGGCGTGTCaaagagagaagataaaatgtCATCTTTCACCCTGGGTATTCACTCACTAGGGCTTCCTTCccatttacaaagaaaacaaaaccagaagaGAGACCCAAGGGTCTCAGGTAAAGAGACTATTTAGAACAGCAGCTAGTGACCAATGGGTTGGAAATCAGTGAATGGGACAAAAGAACGTCATGTACAGTAAACAAGCCCTGTGCTATAGTTTAATTTTCAGTGAGGGTCTGGATCTGTGGTGTTGGGGGATTCCTTATTTGTTTCAGGAAACAAATGCGATACCCACCCTCGTTTGAAAgcagctgactttgtgttgctcTTCACAGCATGTTTTAGCCACCTCCTCAAATCGAGCAGCAACACTTAGAAGTGTAGGGGCAAAGACAAAGGGGTTCCTTCTGGCAACTTCATAGATATAgctataaaaaagttaaaaatgaaaaaagagagagaagaagggaaaaggaagaagcaggataggaatgaatgaatggtagatgagggaaaggaagggaaaagggaagggaaagaaatgacAGGAAGAGACAAGAAGAGCAAGTTGCAAAactgaagggaaaaggaagaaaggtttCCCATTATAGAAAACTTCAATATAAGGAAGCATTATTTAGTTCCCAATAAGAGTCCTTTAAAGCCCTTATCACTGAAATTGCTAACTGAAAAGTAAGGGTGACGACTGCAATGCTAATCCTGAACACCAAGCTATggctcttcttcttccttccccaTGCTGCCAGGTGGTCGGCGGTTCTCCCTTCCATGTTCAAAGAACAGCTATGTATACACACTCCATCTGCTCCATTTGATTCAGGGATCATATTTACTAATGTTCAAATAAACTTGTGATTTAAGGTTCAATGAGCACACCAGCTTTCCAGAAAAATCTCTGCTTCTGCAATGACTGCACtactaaaaacagattttttttgctAAACATCCAGTAATTTAATGTCTTCCTGACTTAAAAGCTGCAACTTCCCCTTGGGAAGAATATATTGTTTCTTCCACTGTGCTTCCTAGCAATTTAACACCGTGCATACACCTCTGCTCTAGGAGTTATCACATTAGAAGATACATTTCATTGATATAAGGGTCTTAGAGTAGGGTCCATATCTTATTCATATTAATATCCTCAATACGAGCACAGAATCTGacacacaataaatgttaaatgaattaatgaatgaacgaATCAATCAACCCAGCCATGTTCCTTTAAGATAGGTACTGGATTTAGCCTAAGAATAATTCTTTAATTAGATCATTTTTCTACTAAGATTAAACTTACTGATTTAGAAAAGATtttctgctatttttaaaagcctggCATTTCTCTTCAGGATCCAGAGTAGGGAAAGGAGGCAGAAATCCTACATCAGCTTTCTTGTTAAAGAAGAAACAGGGTCTTCTTTCAAAGTCAACCTTACTGCAGCAGTGTGAAAAATTATGCTTTTGTGGCAACCCCTCCATAGCAcatattttttcctgtaaaaCATTATTCTGGACAATAAAGGGGAAAAGGACAATTTTTAGTCATGGTATTCTCTACCTTCTTAGAAAACACAATGGGCACAATAAATGATCAGTGTTTCCCTTTGGGAAAGAGATTACAGTTTTCCCACTATTACCAGCAGAGCATTTTTACCCACACCATTGACAAACCatcccacactttgggaaacTTTCTCTATACTATCACAAGACCCCTCAACCTCTTACTCTTTCCTTGCTGCCTATATTTCCCTTCCATCGTGGCTTTTC
It encodes:
- the AFM gene encoding afamin translates to MKQLKLTDFVFFFFFFTESLTLPTKPQDVDDFRTTQKFIEENIEYITIIAFAQHVQEATFEDVEILVKDVVEYKDRCVANKSLPECFKLPNNVLQEKICAMEGLPQKHNFSHCCSKVDFERRPCFFFNKKADVGFLPPFPTLDPEEKCQAFKNSRKSFLNHYIYEVARRNPFVFAPTLLSVAARFEEVAKTCCEEQHKVSCFQTRAAPVIQYLKAFSSYQKNVCGAYWKFGTKVLNFINIAVLSQKFPKIEFKELTSLIEDVSSKYDGCCEGDVVQCIRDTSKVMNHICSKQDSISSKIKECCEKKIPERGECIINSNKDDRPEDLREAKFTDSENICQERDIDPDNFFAEFTYEYSRNHPDLSIPELLRIANVYKDLLSNCCNTENPPGCYRRAKDKFNETTEKSHKMVQRECAHFQHLGKNGLKYYYLIRLTKIAPQLSTEELISLGEKMVMALTTCCTLSEEFACVDNLVDLVLGELCGINENRTINPAVDHCCKTNFAFRRHCFEGLKADKTYMPPPTTKDLFTFNADLCQAQNEELQRKKDRFLVNLVKLKHELTEEELQSLLKSFTQATEKCCNAEDPEACFNEEGPKIGS